Proteins encoded together in one Prunus dulcis chromosome 3, ALMONDv2, whole genome shotgun sequence window:
- the LOC117622109 gene encoding vacuolar sorting protein 18 translates to MDSGRQVFTVDLLERYAAKGRGVITCMAAGNDVILLGTSKGWIIRHDFGLGDSYDIDLSAGRPGEQSIHRVFVDPGGSHCIATVVGSGGADTFYTHAKWTKPRILTKLKGLVVNAVAWNRQQITEASTKEVILGTDNGQLHEMAVDEKDKKEKYVKFLFELLELPEAFMSLQMETGTILNGTRYYIMAVTPTRLYSFTGIGLLETVFASYLDHVVHFMELPGEIPNSELHFYIKQRRAVHFAWLSGAGIYHGGLNFGAQHSSPNGDENFVENKALLNYSSLSEGAELVKPSSMTVSEFHFLLLIGNKVKVVNRISEQIIEELQFDQTPESVSRGVIGLCSDATAGLFYAYDQNSVFQVSVNDEGRDMWKVYLDMKEYAAALANCRDPLQRDQVYLVQAEAAFASKDYLRAASFYAKINYILSFEEITLKFITVNEQDALRTFLLRKLDSLAKDDKCQITMISTWATELYLDKINRLLLEDDTALDNRNSEYHSIMKEFRAFLSDCKDVLDEATTMRLLESYGRVEELVFFASLKELHEIVVHHYIQQGEAKKALEVLQKPSVPIDLQYKFAPDLIMLDAYEAVESWMATNNLNPRKFIPAMMRYSSEPHARNETHEVIKYLEYCVHRLHNEDPGVHNLLLSLYAKQEDDSALLRFLQFKFGKGRENGPEFFYDPKYALRLCLKEKRMRACVHIYSMMSMHEEAVALALQVDPELAMAEADKVEDDEDLRKKLWLMVAKHVIEQERGAKRENIRKAIAFLKETDGLLKIEDILPFFPDFALIDDFKEAICSSLEDYNNQIELLKQEMNDATHGADNIRNDISALAQRYAVIDRDEECGVCQRKILTVRREYQLARGYTSVGQMAPFYVFPCGHAFHAECLIAHVTRSTNESQAEYILDLQKQLTLLDGEARKDTNGSLTEETITSMAPVDKLRSQLDDAVASECPFCGDLMIREISLPFILPEEQQQNNSWEINSRNLGNQRSLSLSL, encoded by the exons ATGGATTCAGGGAGGCAGGTGTTCACGGTGGATCTTCTAGAAAGATATGCCGCCAAGGGGCGCGGAGTTATCACCTGTATGGCTGCCggaaacgacgtcattttgtTGGGAACCAGTAAAGGTTGGATCATTCGACACGATTTTGGCCTCGGCGATTCATATG ATATTGATCTCTCGGCGGGTCGTCCTGGGGAGCAATCCATCCATAGAGTTTTTGTTGATCCTGGAGGGAGCCACTGTATTGCCACTGTTGTTGGTAGTGGGGGTGCTGATACATTCTATACTCATGCAAAATGGACCAAGCCTCGTATTTTAACCAAGCTCAAGGGTCTTGTTGTAAATGCCGTCGCCTGGAACAGACAACAGATAACAGAAG CTTCGACAAAGGAAGTCATTCTCGGTACAGACAATGGCCAACTTCATGAAATGGCTGTGGATGAGAAGGATAAGAAGGAGAAATATGTGAAGTTTCTTTTTGAACTATTAGAACTTCCAGAGGCTTTTATGAGTTTGCAG ATGGAAACTGGgaccattctcaatggaactAGATACTATATAATGGCTGTAACTCCTACACGACTCTATTCTTTTACTGGTATTGGATTGCTGGAA ACTGTTTTTGCTAGTTACTTAGATCATGTGGTGCATTTCATGGAACTTCCTGGTGAAATACCTAACAG CGAACTGCATTTCTATATCAAGCAAAGGAGAGCAGTACATTTTGCATGGCTTTCTGGTGCTGGTATCTATCACGGTGGTTTAAATTTTGGGGCACAACATAG TTCTCCTAATGgagatgaaaattttgtgGAGAACAAGGCTCTTTTGAACTATTCAAGTTTGAGTGAGGGTGCTGAATTGGTGAAACCCAGTTCTATGACAGTTTCAGAATTTCATTTCTTGCTTCTTATCGGGAATAAGGTTAAG GTTGTAAACAGAATAAGTGAGCAAATTATTGAGGAACTTCAGTTTGATCAAACACCTGAGTCAGTTTCAAGGGGTGTCATTGGATTGTGCAGTGATGCCACTGCTGGGTTGTTCTATGCATATGATCAAAACTCTGTATTTCAG GTGTCTGTTAATGATGAAGGCCGAGACATGTGGAAAGTCTACCTGGACATGAAAGAGTATGCTGCTGCTCTGGCAAATTGTCGTGACCCACTTCAGCGGGACCAAGTATATTTGGTGCAG GCTGAAGCTGCATTTGCCTCCAAGGATTATCTTAGAGCAGCATCTTTCTATGCAAAG attaattatatattatcaTTCGAGGAGATCACTCTGAAGTTCATCACTGTAAATGAACAG GATGCTTTGAGGACCTTTCTACTGCGAAAACTTGATAGCCTTGCGAAGGATGACAAATGCCAAATAACAATGATTTCAACATGGGCAACTGAATTGTACTTGGATAAG aTAAATCGGCTACTATTGGAAGATGACACTGCATTAGATAATCGTAATTCAGAGTATCACTCGATCATGAAAGAATTTCGTGCATTTCTTAGTGACTGCAAGGATGTATTGGATGAGGCAACTACCATGAGACTTTTAGAAAG TTATGGTCGAGTTGAAGAGTTGGTGTTTTTCGCTAGTCTGAAGGAACTGCATGAAATTGTAGTTCACCATTATATTCAG CAAGGGGAGGCAAAGAAAGCATTGGAGGTGCTTCAAAAACCTTCTGTCCCAATAGATCTTCAG TACAAGTTTGCCCCGGACCTCATCATGCTAGATGCATATGAAGCTGTAGAGTCATGGATGGCAACAAACAACCTCAACCCAAGGAAATTCATTCCTGCAATGATGCGTTATTCAAGTGAACCACATGCAAG AAATGAAACACACGAAGTCATCAAATATTTGGAATACTGTGTTCATCGTTTGCATAATGAGGATCCTGGAGTTCACAACTTGCTATTATCGCTATATGCCAAGCAG GAAGATGACAGTGCACTTTTGCGTTTCCTACAATTCAAGTTTGGGAAAGGACGGGAAAATGGCCCAGAGTTCTTCTATGATCCCAAGTATGCTTTACGCCTTTGCCTCAAGGAAAAGCGAATGCGTGCCTGTGTTCATATATACAGTATGATGTCCATGCATGAAGAAGCAGTTGCTCTTGCCCTACAG GTTGATCCTGAGCTTGCTATGGCTGAAGCTGACAAGGTTGAAGACGATGAGGACTTGAGAAAGAAGCTTTGGCTCATGGTTGCGAAGCATGTTATAGAACAGGAAAGGGGAGCTAAAAGGGAGAACATACGAAAGGCAATAGCATTTCTTAAAGAAACTGATGGCCTTTTAAAGATAGAGGATATATTACCATTCTTTCCAGATTTTGCCCTGATTGATGACTTCAAG GAGGCAATTTGCTCATCATTAGAGGATTACAACAATCAAATCGAACTACTGAAGCAGGAGATGAATGATGCGACACATGGTGCAGATAACATTAGAAACGACATTAGTGCACTGGCTCAGAGATATGCTGTGATTGATCGTGATGAAGAATGTGGG GTTTGTCAGCGTAAGATTTTAACTGTGCGTAGGGAGTATCAGTTGGCTAGGGGCTATACATCAGTTGGCCAAATGGCCCCATTTTATGTCTTTCCATGTGGACATGCCTTCCATGCGGAATGCCTGATTGCCCATGTCACACGTAGTACAAATGAATCTCAA GCAGAGTATATACTGGATCTGCAGAAGCAGCTTACTCTACTTGACGGGGAAGCTAGGAAGGATACAAATGGTAGCCTAACTGAGGAAACCATAACAAGCATGGCGCCCGTAGATAAG CTCCGATCACAGTTGGACGATGCCGTCGCCAGCGAATGCCCATTTTGTGGGGACCTAATGATCCGTGAGATCTCTCTGCCTTTCATCCTGCCAGAGGAGCAACAGCAGAATAATTCATGGGAGATAAATTCACGTAATCTTGGAAACCAGAGGAGCCTGTCTTTAAGTTTATGA
- the LOC117622878 gene encoding uncharacterized protein LOC117622878, with protein MSVFQYPDAINAQDLQVWNNAAFDNEDSEGSSAIKASWSDLLQPLLLNRSSESFESDCSKENLSPAILKTPACVKSSVPFKPLNTNTNIEPFSVVAKKKGLEEVEEREEKVRDEGKIDAEIEAIEKEISRLSSRLEALKLEKAERNEKTVEKRGRVVAAKFMEPKQSVKNLEGLKKIESLMLRATPKSNRRGMSLGPSEIIAGAGFRRPGKLEITPVQATQSRRKSCFWKLQDIDELRVTKERGKSLSLSPKSRKTVSKVQVPKQAATTVGGSKRPVKKEDKVLASIEPKKLFKDGGEKSMAAKKTPFKAGRVVASRYNQIGNSAVSDGRKRSWPEDDKDDGKRCDKRRVSLVGKPRGIGRETSRSQGPESRVKKRWDIPSEIVVYQGVQQEDKSPCNVAEMGDVLPKIRTVRCGNDTPRGSGPAKRVAELVGMKPYFSTKEEFCQELSFAEEAAGEE; from the coding sequence ATGAGTGTTTTTCAATACCCAGATGCCATTAACGCACAGGACCTTCAAGTGTGGAACAACGCCGCCTTCGACAACGAAGACTCTGAAGGCTCCTCCGCCATCAAAGCTTCTTGGTCTGATCTACTACAACCCCTCTTGCTGAATCGGTCTTCCGAGTCGTTTGAATCCGATTGCAGCAAAGAGAATCTGAGCCCCGCGATTCTGAAAACCCCTGCTTGCGTCAAATCTTCAGTACCCTTTAAGCCGCTGAACACAAATACTAATATTGAGCCATTCTCGGTGGTCGCAAAGAAAAAGGGTCTTGAGGAGgttgaagaaagagaagagaaagttCGAGATGAGGGGAAGATTGATGCGGAGATTGAAGCAATTGAGAAGGAGATAAGTCGATTGTCTTCGAGGCTCGAAGCGCTTAAACTCGAAAAGGCTGAGAGGAACGAGAAGACAGTAGAAAAGCGTGGAAGGGTTGTGGCGGCGAAGTTCATGGAGCCGAAACAGAGTGTTAAGAATTTAGAGGGGCTAAAAAAGATCGAGTCTTTAATGTTAAGAGCGACACCAAAGAGTAATAGGAGAGGAATGAGTCTGGGACCCTCGGAGATTATAGCTGGAGCCGGATTTCGGAGGCCTGGTAAGCTTGAAATAACCCCTGTTCAGGCAACACAGAGTCGCCGGAAATCTTGCTTTTGGAAGCTTCAGGACATTGATGAATTGAGGGTTACAAAAGAGAGGGGCaagagtttgagtttgagcCCGAAATCGCGTAAAACTGTGTCCAAGGTTCAAGTTCCTAAACAGGCTGCAACTACTGTTGGAGGGTCGAAAAGGCCTGTGAAGAAGGAAGACAAGGTTCTTGCATCAATTGAACCCAAGAAGCTTTTTAAAGATGGAGGTGAGAAGTCTATGGCTGCAAAGAAAACACCATTCAAGGCTGGGAGGGTTGTGGCAAGCAGGTACAATCAGATTGGTAATTCGGCAGTGAGTGATGGCCGGAAGAGGTCTTGGCCTGAGGATGATAAGGATGATGGTAAGAGGTGTGATAAGAGGCGGGTGTCCTTGGTAGGAAAGCCACGTGGCATTGGCCGGGAGACATCAAGGAGCCAAGGGCCGGAGAGCCGGGTGAAGAAGAGGTGGGACATTCCAAGTGAGATAGTGGTGTACCAAGGTGTACAGCAGGAGGATAAGTCACCTTGCAATGTTGCTGAGATGGGTGATGTGCTTCCGAAGATTAGGACTGTCCGATGTGGGAATGATACTCCAAGGGGTTCAGGGCCAGCCAAAAGAGTAGCTGAATTGGTTGGGATGAAGCCCTACTTTAGCACCAAGGAGGAGTTTTGCCAGGAATTGAGTTTTGCAGAAGAAGCTGCTGGGGAAGAATAA
- the LOC117622880 gene encoding pentatricopeptide repeat-containing protein At1g11900 → MLSASSRRLRCYIAAASNRCASNFGPNSAPNRYPIHKRMPLSTPLDKPLFSTISSFISNSRASSFSEEDAIVNQILSDLENAAPLLESSYKKRFLSSKAFNRVLVAAASERNDLSLVSQLVQVAVASRRQPLNSTCFLTVAKAFAKSDDCGELLRLTKQVMEMTSPNMTIINRVLFAFGECGEIDKALLIFAQMKALNFVPDLYTHNTILEILGCAGRIDDMLGQFGSMKEAGIDPDVVSYNAVLNNLRKLGKFDICLFYFGEMGENGVQPDLLTYTAMIESLGRSGNVDESLRLFSEMKARRIRPSVYVYRSLISNLKKMGKVDLALKLMEEMNSCDTEFAGPTDFKRNKRL, encoded by the coding sequence ATGCTATCTGCTTCTTCAAGGCGTTTGCGATGCTACATAGCAGCAGCATCAAACCGATGCGCTAGCAATTTCGGCCCCAACTCGGCTCCAAATCGGTACCCGATTCACAAGCGTATGCCATTATCCACCCCACTTGATAAGCCATTGTTTTCCACTATAAGTAGCTTCATCAGCAACTCTCGGGCCTCTTCTTTCTCAGAAGAAGACGCTATAGTGAATCAAATTCTTTCCGATTTAGAAAACGCCGCTCCATTACTCGAATCGTCATACAAAAAACGCTTCCTGAGCTCCAAAGCGTTTAATCGTGTGCTGGTTGCAGCAGCCAGCGAAAGGAACGATCTTTCCCTTGTATCCCAACTTGTTCAAGTTGCAGTCGCGTCTCGTCGTCAACCCTTGAACTCGACTTGTTTTCTCACTGTCGCCAAGGCTTTTGCGAAGTCAGATGATTGTGGGGAGTTGCTCAGACTAACAAAGCAAGTCATGGAGATGACCTCTCCCAATATGACCATCATTAACAGGGTTCTCTTTGCCTTTGGTGAATGTGGAGAGATTGATAAAGCGCTTCTGATCTTTGCCCagatgaaagctttgaattttgTACCAGATTTGTACACCCACAACACCATTTTGGAGATCTTGGGTTGTGCAGGTCGCATTGATGACATGCTGGGTCAGTTTGGGTCCATGAAAGAAGCTGGTATTGACCCAGATGTGGTTTCTTACAATGCTGTGTTGAACAATTTGAGGAAGCTTGGGAAATTCGATATTTGCTTGTTCTATTTCGGGGAAATGGGTGAAAATGGAGTTCAGCCAGATTTGCTGACTTATACAGCAATGATTGAGAGCCTGGGCCGATCAGGAAATGTTGATGAGTCACTGAGACTCTTCAGTGAGATGAAGGCGAGGCGGATTCGTCCTTCGGTGTATGTTTACCGGTCACTGATCAGTAACCTGAAGAAGATGGGGAAGGTGGACTTGGCATTGAAGTTGATGGAGGAGATGAATTCATGTGATACAGAGTTTGCTGGTCCTACGGATTTCAAACGAAATAAACGCTTGTAA
- the LOC117621441 gene encoding external alternative NAD(P)H-ubiquinone oxidoreductase B3, mitochondrial-like isoform X1, translating to MWGHSFYESASRLLRQHPSVSKLLVVVTVSGGGLAAFHETTPVHTVYADSVQEDQIAKKKKVVVLGTGWAGVSFLKNLKSSNYDVEVVSPKNYFLFTPLLPSVTCGTVEARSIVEPIRCITKKKGLEVQFREAVCHKIDPKKKKVYCRSTQDTNLGGKHGEFSVDYDYLIIAMGAQSNTFNTPGVEQYAHFLKGIEDAMKIRQSVINCFERASLPCVSEEERKNILHFVCVGGGPAGVEFAAELHDFVKEDLAKLYPSVIDRVQITVIEASDHILNMFDKRITAFAEQKFSRDGIDVKTGSMVVKVTDKELSTKERATGKVSHLPYGMVLWATGIGPRPEVIDFMKQIGQSNRRVLATDEWLRVEGCDGVYALGDCATINQRRVMEDIVEIFRKADTDKSGTLNLEEFQEIMDDLVERYPQLELHLKSKQMRNIDELLEKSWQNPTAEVDIETFKSALSQADSQMKNLPATAQVAAQQGAYLANCFNRMEECEKYPEGPLRFRGVGRHCFQPFRYKHFGMFAPLGGEQTAAHLPGDWVSIGHSTQWLWYSVYASKLVSWRTRVLVVSDWGRRFVFGRDSSRL from the exons ATGTGGGGACACTCTTTCTATGAAAGTGCCTCGAGGCTCCTTCGTCAACACCCATCTGTGTCTAAGCTTCTTGTTGTTGTCACAGTCAG TGGGGGAGGTCTAGCGGCATTTCATGAAACCACACCAGTCCACACTGTATATGCTGATTCAGTTCAGGAAGACCAAAtagccaagaaaaaaaaggtggtGGTACTTGGAACTGGTTGGGCTGGAGTCAGTTTcttgaaaaatttgaagagttCTAATTATGATGTTGAAGTGGTGTCacccaaaaattatttcttgtttACTCCTTTGCTACCAAGTGTTACCTGTGGCACAGTGGAAGCACGCAGCATCGTTGAACCAATTCGATGCATTACTAAGAAG AAAGGTTTAGAAGTTCAATTTAGGGAAGCAGTATGTCATAAAATCgatcccaaaaaaaagaaagtttacTGTCGATCAACTCAAGACACAAATCTGGGTGGAAAACACGGTGAATTTAGTGTAGATTATGACTACCTGATCATTGCCATGGGAGCTCAATCAAATACATTTAACACCCCTGGTGTGGAGCAATATGCTCATTTCTTGAAg GGAATAGAAGATGCTATGAAGATCCGTCAGTCTGTGATTAACTGTTTCGAAAGGGCAAGTCTTCCTTGTGTAagcgaagaagaaagaaagaacattTTGCATTTTGTATGTGTTGGTGGTGGTCCAGCTGGTGTGGAATTTGCTGCAGAGCTTCATGACTTTGTTAAAGAGGATTTAGCCAAGTTATACCCTTCAGTTATAGACCGCGTACAAATTACCGTTATTGAGGCAAGCGATCATATTTTGAACAT GTTTGACAAGAGAATTACTGCATTTGCTGAACAAAAGTTCTCCAGAGATGGCATTGATGTAAAAACAGGTTCAATGGTTGTAAAAGTAACTGATAAGGAACTCTCCACCAAAGAAAGAGCAACAGGCAAAGTTTCACATCTACCTTATGGGATGGTTCTCTGGGCAACTGGTATTGGGCCTCGCCCGGAGGTTATTGATTTTATGAAGCAGATTGGTCAG AGTAACAGGCGTGTTTTGGCTACTGATGAATGGCTGAGGGTGGAAGGATGTGATGGTGTATATGCTTTAGGTGATTGTGCAACAATAAATCAACGCAGGGTcatg GAAGATATCGTAGAGATATTCAGAAAGGCAGACACAGACAAGTCTGGTACTTTAAACCTTGAGGAATTTCAAGAAATCATGGATGACCTTGTGGAAAGGTATCCTCAGTTGGAACTTCACTTGAAGAGCAAACAGATGAGGAATATTGATGAATTACTGGAAAAGAGTTGGCAAAATCCGACCGCTGAAGTCGATATTGAAACGTTTAAGTCCGCTCTATCACAAGCAGATTCTCAGATGAAAAATCTTCCTGCAACAGCTCAG GTAGCTGCTCAACAAGGTGCCTACCTTGCCAACTGTTTCAACCGTATGGAGGAGTGTGAGAAGTACCCTGAAGGTCCCCTCAGGTTTAGGGGCGTTGGACGCCACTGTTTTCAACCCTTCAG GTATAAGCATTTTGGGATGTTTGCTCCTCTGGGAGGAGAACAAACGGCAGCTCATCTTCCAGGAGATTGGGTCTCAATTGGTCACAGCACCCAGTGGCTTTGGTACTCAGTATATGCTAG CAAGTTAGTCAGTTGGCGCACAAGGGTGCTGGTGGTATCTGATTGGGGAAGGCGATTTGTATTCGGAAGAGACTCAAGTCGCCTTTGA
- the LOC117621441 gene encoding external alternative NAD(P)H-ubiquinone oxidoreductase B3, mitochondrial-like isoform X2 produces MWGHSFYESASRLLRQHPSVSKLLVVVTVSGGGLAAFHETTPVHTVYADSVQEDQIAKKKKVVVLGTGWAGVSFLKNLKSSNYDVEVVSPKNYFLFTPLLPSVTCGTVEARSIVEPIRCITKKKGLEVQFREAVCHKIDPKKKKVYCRSTQDTNLGGKHGEFSVDYDYLIIAMGAQSNTFNTPGVEQYAHFLKGIEDAMKIRQSVINCFERASLPCVSEEERKNILHFVCVGGGPAGVEFAAELHDFVKEDLAKLYPSVIDRVQITVIEASDHILNMFDKRITAFAEQKFSRDGIDVKTGSMVVKVTDKELSTKERATGKVSHLPYGMVLWATGIGPRPEVIDFMKQIGQSNRRVLATDEWLRVEGCDGVYALGDCATINQRRVMEDIVEIFRKADTDKSGTLNLEEFQEIMDDLVERYPQLELHLKSKQMRNIDELLEKSWQNPTAEVDIETFKSALSQADSQMKNLPATAQVAAQQGAYLANCFNRMEECEKYPEGPLRFRGVGRHCFQPFSKLVSWRTRVLVVSDWGRRFVFGRDSSRL; encoded by the exons ATGTGGGGACACTCTTTCTATGAAAGTGCCTCGAGGCTCCTTCGTCAACACCCATCTGTGTCTAAGCTTCTTGTTGTTGTCACAGTCAG TGGGGGAGGTCTAGCGGCATTTCATGAAACCACACCAGTCCACACTGTATATGCTGATTCAGTTCAGGAAGACCAAAtagccaagaaaaaaaaggtggtGGTACTTGGAACTGGTTGGGCTGGAGTCAGTTTcttgaaaaatttgaagagttCTAATTATGATGTTGAAGTGGTGTCacccaaaaattatttcttgtttACTCCTTTGCTACCAAGTGTTACCTGTGGCACAGTGGAAGCACGCAGCATCGTTGAACCAATTCGATGCATTACTAAGAAG AAAGGTTTAGAAGTTCAATTTAGGGAAGCAGTATGTCATAAAATCgatcccaaaaaaaagaaagtttacTGTCGATCAACTCAAGACACAAATCTGGGTGGAAAACACGGTGAATTTAGTGTAGATTATGACTACCTGATCATTGCCATGGGAGCTCAATCAAATACATTTAACACCCCTGGTGTGGAGCAATATGCTCATTTCTTGAAg GGAATAGAAGATGCTATGAAGATCCGTCAGTCTGTGATTAACTGTTTCGAAAGGGCAAGTCTTCCTTGTGTAagcgaagaagaaagaaagaacattTTGCATTTTGTATGTGTTGGTGGTGGTCCAGCTGGTGTGGAATTTGCTGCAGAGCTTCATGACTTTGTTAAAGAGGATTTAGCCAAGTTATACCCTTCAGTTATAGACCGCGTACAAATTACCGTTATTGAGGCAAGCGATCATATTTTGAACAT GTTTGACAAGAGAATTACTGCATTTGCTGAACAAAAGTTCTCCAGAGATGGCATTGATGTAAAAACAGGTTCAATGGTTGTAAAAGTAACTGATAAGGAACTCTCCACCAAAGAAAGAGCAACAGGCAAAGTTTCACATCTACCTTATGGGATGGTTCTCTGGGCAACTGGTATTGGGCCTCGCCCGGAGGTTATTGATTTTATGAAGCAGATTGGTCAG AGTAACAGGCGTGTTTTGGCTACTGATGAATGGCTGAGGGTGGAAGGATGTGATGGTGTATATGCTTTAGGTGATTGTGCAACAATAAATCAACGCAGGGTcatg GAAGATATCGTAGAGATATTCAGAAAGGCAGACACAGACAAGTCTGGTACTTTAAACCTTGAGGAATTTCAAGAAATCATGGATGACCTTGTGGAAAGGTATCCTCAGTTGGAACTTCACTTGAAGAGCAAACAGATGAGGAATATTGATGAATTACTGGAAAAGAGTTGGCAAAATCCGACCGCTGAAGTCGATATTGAAACGTTTAAGTCCGCTCTATCACAAGCAGATTCTCAGATGAAAAATCTTCCTGCAACAGCTCAG GTAGCTGCTCAACAAGGTGCCTACCTTGCCAACTGTTTCAACCGTATGGAGGAGTGTGAGAAGTACCCTGAAGGTCCCCTCAGGTTTAGGGGCGTTGGACGCCACTGTTTTCAACCCTTCAG CAAGTTAGTCAGTTGGCGCACAAGGGTGCTGGTGGTATCTGATTGGGGAAGGCGATTTGTATTCGGAAGAGACTCAAGTCGCCTTTGA
- the LOC117621442 gene encoding external alternative NAD(P)H-ubiquinone oxidoreductase B1, mitochondrial: MTISSFFTRASRAFNGHPVASKLLVLCTLSSGGLLAYAESQSNVGSPSVVDDKPDESRKKRVVVLGTGWAGTSFLKYLDASAYDVQVVSPRNYFAFTPLLPSVTCGTVEARSIVEPVRKIIKKRNGEIKFCEAECVKIDATNKSVILRANFGTNLVGNDEFSLEYDYLVIAIGAQVNTFNTPGVKENCHFLKEVEDAQKIRTSVIDCFEMAVLPGLSEEERRRNLHFVVVGGGPTGVEFAAELHDYFQEDLVKLYPMVKDLVKITVIQSGDHILNMFDDRISSFAEQKFKRDGIDVQTGCRVVSVSDKEITMKVKPKGEVCSVPHGLVVWSTGIGTRPVVSDFMKQIGQADKRVLVTDEWLRVKGCEDVYAIGDCASITQRKIMEDISAIFKAADKDNSGTLTVGEFQDVIDDIIIRYPQMELYLRSQHVQDLKDLLKDPEGNDRTEVNVEEFKLALAQVDSQMKSLPATAQVAAQQGAYLSRCFNQREQRKENPEGPRRFKSSGHHDFRPFRYKHFGQFAPLGGEEAAAELPGDWVSIGHSTQWLWYSVYASKQVSWRTRVLVVSDWTRRFIFGRDSSRI; encoded by the exons ATGACGATCTCGTCCTTCTTCACCAGAGCTTCAAGAGCTTTCAATGGCCACCCTGTTGCCTCCAAGCTTCTGGTGCTCTGTACTCTCAG TAGTGGAGGTCTCCTGGCGTATGCAGAATCACAGTCAAACGTTGGCTCTCCTAGTGTTGTTGATGATAAACCAGATGAGTCCAGGAAGAAGAGAGTGGTGGTGCTTGGGACAGGATGGGCTGGTACTAGTTTTCTCAAGTATCTTGATGCTTCAGCTTATGATGTTCAGGTTGTTTCACCCCGGAATTATTTCGCGTTTACCCCTTTGTTACCTAGTGTCACATGTGGGACGGTTGAAGCCCGAAGCATAGTAGAACCAGTTCGAAAAATTATAAAGAAG AGAAATGGAGAGATCAAATTTTGCGAGGCAGAATGTGTCAAGATTGATGCTACAAATAAAAGTGTTATCTTGCGGGCTAATTTTGGCACCAACTTGGTGGGAAATGATGAATTTTCCCTTGAATATGACTACTTGGTCATAGCTATAGGAGCACAAGTAAACACTTTTAACACTCCTGGTGTAAAGGAGAACTGTCATTTTCTGAAG GAAGTAGAAGATGCTCAAAAGATACGTACGAGTGTGATAGATTGCTTTGAAATGGCTGTACTTCCAGGTCTAAGTGAAGAGGAGCGGAGGAGAAATCTTCATTTTGTAGTTGTTGGAGGGGGTCCTACTGGTGTGGAATTTGCTGCAGAGCTGCATGATTATTTCCAAGAGGATTTAGTCAAGTTATATCCTATGGTTAAGGATCTTGTGAAAATAACAGTGATCCAATCGGGAGATCACATCTTGAACAT GTTTGATGACAGAATTAGTTCGTTTGCTGAGCAGAAGTTTAAAAGAGATGGTATTGATGTTCAGACAGGATGTCGGGTTGTCAGTGTTTCTGATAAGGAAATCACAATGAAGGTGAAACCCAAGGGCGAGGTCTGCTCTGTGCCACATGGGTTGGTTGTGTGGTCTACTGGTATTGGGACTCGTCCAGTTGTGAGTGACTTTATGAAACAAATTGGGCAG GCTGATAAACGTGTTCTAGTGACTGATGAATGGCTGCGTGTAAAGGGTTGTGAAGATGTGTATGCCATTGGCGATTGTGCTTCAATTACTCAACGTAAAATCATG GAAGATATCTCTGCCATATTTAAAGCTGCGGACAAAGATAACTCTGGTACCTTAACAGTTGGTGAATTTCAAGATGTAATTGACGACATCATCATAAGGTACCCCCAAATGGAGCTCTATTTAAGGAGCCAGCATGTGCAGGATTTGAAGGACCTATTGAAAGATCCTGAGGGTAATGATAGGACGGAAGTGAACGttgaagaatttaaattagCCCTTGCTCAAGTGGATTCACAGATGAAGAGTCTGCCTGCAACTGCACAG GTTGCTGCTCAGCAGGGAGCATATCTTTCTAGATGCTTTAACCAGAGAGAGCAGCGCAAAGAGAATCCTGAAGGTCCTAGACGTTTTAAAAGTTCTGGGCATCATGACTTTCGTCCCTTCCG GTACAAGCATTTCGGGCAATTCGCTCCGTTGGGGGGAGAGGAAGCAGCCGCAGAGTTACCTGGAGACTGGGTTTCCATTGGCCATAGCACTCAGTGGCTCTGGTATTCCGTATATGCAAG CAAGCAAGTGAGCTGGCGGACTAGGGTCCTTGTGGTATCTGATTGGACCCGGAGATTTATTTTCGGGAGAGATTCAAGCCGCATTTGA